The Pseudomonadota bacterium genomic interval GCAAAAAAGCCGTTCAGGGCGACCAGCACCAGAATAACAAGAATTTCCCACATGTCTCCGTCCGGAATCAGGAATGGCCGCGGATTGTAGAGGCATCCGCCCTCCCTGCGAAGGGGGTAATTGAGAGACGTGCCGGACAGGTCCTATATCGAAAGGCAGATAGACATGACCAAAAGCCCAGGGCACCATTTTCCTTTTGTAATGAACCATGGATCTGCCCCATGAATCCTGCTTCCTCTGGCCTTTTTCCCGTCCGCCGCATGCGCCGCCTCCGGCAGACGGATCCCCTGCGGGCCCTGGTGCGGGAAACGCGTCTGACCGCCGATGACCTGATTTACCCCCTGTTCATGGAAGAAGGTCTGGCGGAGCGCACGCCTGTTGCTTCCATGCCCGGGATTTTCCGCGAGACAGAAACCAGTTTGCTAACAGCTGTAAAGAATGCACAGGCTGCCGGCATCCGGGCTGTCATGCTGTTCGGCGTCTCGCGGAAAAAGGACGTCACAGGCAGCGATTCTTTCAGAAAGGGCGGTATCCTGGACCGTATGGTCAGAAGCGTGAAGGGCGCTTGTCCTGACATAACCGTGATCGTGGACTGCTGCTTCTGCGAGTATACGGACCACGGTCACTGCGGCGTCCTGACGCCGGAAGGACACGTGGACAATGACCTCACCCTGGAGAATCTTTGCAGGCAGGCCCTGGTGGCAGCAGAGGCGGGGGCAGACATGATCGCCCCTTCGGGCATGATGGATGGCACTGTAGCCGTCCTGCGCCGGGTCCTGGACCAGGAAGGATTCTCCCACCTGCCTGTCATGTCCTATTCCACCAAATTTGCCTCGGCTTTCTATGGCCCGTTCCGCGAAGCCGCCGGGTGCAGCCTGGGCAAGGGCAACCGCAGAACCTACCAGATGGACCCTGCCAACGGGCGCGAGGCCATCCGGGAATCCCTGCTGGACGAGGCGGAAGGCGCAGATATCCTGATGGTCAAGCCCGGCATGGTCTATCTGGACGTTCTGGCCCGGCTGCGCGACAGGACGGACCTTCCGCTGGCGGTCTATCAGGTCAGCGGCGAATACGCCATGATCCGCTTTGCCGCGCAGGCCGGTGCCATCAGCGAGAAGGATATCATCATGGAATCCCTGCTGGCCTTTAAACGGGCTGGTGCCGACCTGATCCTGACCTATTTCGCACCGGAAGCCGCGCGGTACCTGCGCGAGGGCTGACGCTCAGGGCACAGCTGCTTTCTGCGCCGGCGCAGGAACCGGATCCGCCCAGTGCAGCTCGACAAGCGCCCTGTGCTCCACCAGCACCTCCAGCACAGCCCGCAGGCGCCCTGGACCACCATCCCCGGCAGCAGCAATACGCTCCCGCGCCTTCTTCAGGCCAGTAGCAGAAGGCTCGACGCGCAGGCCATCCTCACCCGCTCTCCACAGACGCTCCAGACACCACACCGCCAGATCAGGAGCCTCCAGCCCCGCCAGCTCATCATTCGGGGCCGCCAGGAACACAGCACTGCTCCGCTCCTGCTTCTGCCTTTCCGTAACAGGCACGCCTCCAGCCAGACCAGGCTCCGCCAGAAACATCAGGTCCGGCCATTTCTTCCGGTCCTTTTCTGCCTTTGCCAGCTCCCTCTGCTCCCACACATCGCGCAGGGATTCCAGCTGTTGGCGCAGCGCCTCCTGGCCGGTCCAGCCGGCCTCATCCACACCCAGAATGCTGTACAGCGCGGCGGTCAGGGCAGTGATGCGCGCGGTGGCTGTTCCGGTGTCAAGGTCCCGGAACCCGGCATTCTTCAGCGTCACACCAGTTATCGGGCCGGGGGCTGGAGCTGCGTGGACAACGGGAGCGGGCGTGGCGGGGGCTGTGGGACCGGAGAGGGTCTGGAGTCCCTGTCTTGAGTGTTTTTTCAGGAAAGCATGCCACTGTCGCAGGTCCGCAAGTGCTGCATCACGTGCAGCCTTCAGGGCGCGACGTTCTTCGCGGCGAACCACTTCAGGACGGGGGGTGGATTTATCGGGGGTGGAGGGGGTCGATCCGGAACTGGCCAGACTTTTGGAAACATGCGATGGCAGAGAGGCGAAAGCCGTTTCCCAGGCACGCTGCAGATCATCAAGGGCAGAGTGTTCTTCGGAAGTAAAGGGCTCTGCCATGTCCCAGTCGGACTGGTTTCTGGCCCATCGGGAGCACATCCGGAACATCCGGAAAGACTCTCTGATAGCCCAGAAAAAATCCGGGGATGGAAGGCGTTCTCCTGAAAAAGATTTCTGGAAAATCTGGTACTGGGCTGGCCTGAACATCCATGTGCCTTCCCTGAACACAAGAAACCCGTCCAGAGAATTGTGATTCAGCCGGGACAGCCCTCCGTCTGCTGAAACAAGAATATGATTTCCAACCCTCTCTGGCCGACCCTGCTTTCTCAGATGATTCACCAGATCATCGCGAAATTTTCCCGGGATTACCGACGGCTTCGTCTGACTGATCATATCCCTGATAAGCCCGATGGCATCTTCCCTGATACACAACCAGCTGATCAGGATACACAGAGAGGGAACTTCATGGGACCTGATATCCATTACCTGCAGTACCTTCCCGAAGGCA includes:
- the hemB gene encoding porphobilinogen synthase, which translates into the protein MNPASSGLFPVRRMRRLRQTDPLRALVRETRLTADDLIYPLFMEEGLAERTPVASMPGIFRETETSLLTAVKNAQAAGIRAVMLFGVSRKKDVTGSDSFRKGGILDRMVRSVKGACPDITVIVDCCFCEYTDHGHCGVLTPEGHVDNDLTLENLCRQALVAAEAGADMIAPSGMMDGTVAVLRRVLDQEGFSHLPVMSYSTKFASAFYGPFREAAGCSLGKGNRRTYQMDPANGREAIRESLLDEAEGADILMVKPGMVYLDVLARLRDRTDLPLAVYQVSGEYAMIRFAAQAGAISEKDIIMESLLAFKRAGADLILTYFAPEAARYLREG